In Streptomyces sp. NBC_00448, the following are encoded in one genomic region:
- a CDS encoding TetR family transcriptional regulator produces MPRDGRPARLRLQQAALDLYTERGFDQVTTAEIAAHAGVTERTFYRHFADKREVLFGQEDFLRDALERAVAEAPGTLGPLATVLWAFRRITPLLEDNRPLSEPLHRLANATPALRERELAKTASLACTMTTALGRRGVGDRCASLAARTALAVAGQATHLWIEQSARPLDHFLVQAIDDLHSLCETGDLPKDTHVSA; encoded by the coding sequence ATGCCACGGGATGGACGGCCGGCGCGCCTACGACTCCAGCAGGCCGCTCTCGACCTGTACACGGAGCGCGGCTTCGACCAGGTCACCACCGCCGAGATCGCGGCGCACGCGGGCGTCACCGAGCGGACCTTCTACCGGCACTTCGCCGACAAGCGCGAAGTACTCTTCGGCCAGGAGGACTTCCTGCGTGACGCGCTGGAGCGCGCCGTCGCGGAGGCGCCCGGCACCCTCGGTCCGCTCGCGACGGTGCTGTGGGCGTTCCGCCGGATCACGCCGCTGCTGGAGGACAACCGGCCGCTCTCCGAGCCGCTGCACCGGCTCGCCAACGCGACCCCGGCGCTGCGCGAACGCGAACTCGCCAAGACCGCGTCCCTGGCCTGCACCATGACCACGGCGCTGGGCCGGCGCGGCGTCGGCGACCGGTGCGCGTCGCTCGCCGCCCGCACCGCACTGGCCGTCGCCGGACAGGCGACCCACCTGTGGATCGAGCAGTCCGCCCGCCCGCTCGACCACTTCCTCGTCCAGGCGATCGACGACCTGCACTCGCTCTGCGAGACGGGCGACCTCCCGAAGGACACGCACGTCAGCGCCTGA